In bacterium, a single window of DNA contains:
- a CDS encoding PEP-CTERM sorting domain-containing protein, with the protein MMKRRFVQGLVGLAALSVVAVAATTASAAPRNMIGSILVENPSAGFELIPGVYGRKEGAGAAVEYPPTDGVQAVSVAGATTGTTVGRTVTVPSGVLNRNGLNFRDFPAFGNVGQTTKSFMSVQGVATFAEGAGALAECPGPGCNTAGTAITWCPPVAHNPGNPAPGTASSQVGDWDCPFWLDAILQGDRGIRMSISNASGRNNFGGTLSLLRNFAQNVWRVPAQPSTPNAADAQATRSYMDINSLAWTGGRPNFEFTTLPGNNGPRVFARLNANGAVIETFGCTNGIGTVGQSFMQFSPFVGPGSNCGTDPDPNQPGQGWGFKMTTGTISGSDPYPYTLVVTTVGGDPFEPNFGTRPASQGFFFSRAGDDSITTGPNPAGTGSNRNIVMLGGGIAVDPDSGNSFFRITRLNMNLSVPEPATGMALVAGLGGLAFVARRRSRR; encoded by the coding sequence ATGATGAAGCGAAGATTCGTCCAGGGCCTCGTGGGCCTGGCCGCTCTGTCCGTGGTGGCCGTGGCCGCTACGACTGCGAGCGCCGCCCCCCGAAACATGATCGGAAGCATCCTGGTGGAGAACCCCTCCGCGGGGTTCGAGTTGATTCCGGGCGTCTACGGTCGCAAGGAAGGCGCTGGTGCGGCGGTCGAATACCCGCCGACCGACGGTGTTCAGGCGGTCAGCGTCGCGGGCGCGACCACGGGCACCACCGTGGGCCGCACGGTCACCGTCCCGAGCGGCGTGCTCAACCGCAATGGCCTCAACTTCCGTGACTTCCCGGCCTTCGGCAACGTCGGCCAGACGACCAAGTCCTTCATGAGCGTGCAGGGCGTCGCGACCTTCGCCGAGGGCGCCGGCGCCCTCGCCGAGTGCCCCGGCCCGGGCTGCAACACCGCCGGTACGGCGATCACCTGGTGCCCGCCGGTCGCGCACAACCCCGGCAACCCCGCCCCGGGCACGGCGTCCTCGCAGGTCGGCGACTGGGACTGCCCCTTCTGGCTGGACGCCATCCTCCAGGGCGACCGCGGCATCCGGATGTCGATCAGCAACGCCTCGGGACGGAACAACTTCGGCGGAACGCTGAGCCTGCTCCGCAACTTCGCCCAGAACGTCTGGCGCGTTCCGGCCCAGCCGTCGACGCCGAACGCGGCCGACGCGCAGGCGACGCGCTCCTACATGGACATCAACAGCCTCGCGTGGACGGGTGGTCGCCCGAACTTCGAGTTCACGACCCTCCCCGGCAACAACGGCCCGCGCGTCTTCGCGCGGCTCAACGCGAACGGCGCGGTCATCGAGACGTTCGGCTGCACCAACGGCATCGGCACGGTCGGGCAGAGCTTCATGCAGTTCAGCCCCTTCGTCGGTCCCGGCAGCAACTGCGGCACGGACCCCGATCCGAACCAGCCCGGTCAGGGCTGGGGCTTCAAGATGACGACGGGGACGATCTCCGGCTCGGACCCCTACCCGTACACGCTGGTCGTGACGACGGTCGGTGGCGATCCCTTCGAGCCGAACTTCGGCACCCGCCCGGCGTCGCAGGGCTTCTTCTTCAGCCGCGCCGGTGACGACTCGATCACGACCGGCCCCAACCCGGCCGGCACGGGCTCGAACCGGAACATCGTGATGCTCGGAGGCGGGATCGCCGTCGATCCCGACAGTGGCAACTCGTTCTTCCGGATCACCCGGCTCAACATGAACCTCTCGGTTCCCGAGCCGGCGACCGGAATGGCGCTCGTTGCGGGGCTCGGTGGCCTGGCCTTCGTCGCGCGGCGACGCAGCCGGCGCTGA
- a CDS encoding tetratricopeptide repeat protein: MTPTLRALLVCLFLAILMACDAGPRIEDVRTLHAEGRFEDSLEPLRTLLEASPDDPEVNLLYGRALNRTTSSPIAVWSLKKAAEDPAWHTRAYLELTAASMQNGDAPGTIENATVVLEAVPDSAIALSLRGMAYLNEGQAEEALADFDALLVHHPDDASALASRAAALIVLGRVDEAAEAIAAIDGGSDGQATPSVSSGMVCATRATLEAERGKPEAARASFDACLEAFPLDDAVITQSITFYDAIGEGGRATSILEAALEAAPGTARYRTELADRAVAVGDDERAEAILLEGTEQAAPRTRIAAWTDLTNHYVARDELDKAIEAYRQAIATTPQPSQLAILTLADLQARAERHEEALATAAQLERDSYRGLIEARIHLNEQRPKEALARLDEVFPAWPNNAGARYYAARAAEQLGDFERAIEEYRQSIRSGPEQTEAALRLSKLYFHAGSFQNAWNSAAQHFRRHREDAEGIRMMLRAASSAENDSVRTLLERLSGGPLWPTAVAMRAERLDSTEGAETALDSLDAVEGFDFTAARSAEALRVRVRLLLDLGRKDQALAESAAALEASPDAGAIHEIRGFVLDATGAAASEVQAHLERAVALAPDAWRPLHSLGAHLERAGALEEALGLFRRAAEAAPVEGEPGRGIARVLARMGRAEEAEKAWESHLREQPWDSTAALELARIRLASGRTDIRTVELAERAVLFRGGIDALATLVAAHRSRGEKARAEALLAAEKENRALPPTRITPIEGVGA, translated from the coding sequence ATGACTCCGACCCTCCGCGCCCTCCTCGTCTGTCTGTTCCTCGCGATCCTCATGGCTTGCGATGCCGGCCCCCGGATCGAAGACGTCCGGACCCTGCATGCAGAAGGCCGCTTCGAGGACAGTCTCGAGCCCCTGCGAACGCTGCTCGAAGCATCCCCGGACGATCCGGAAGTGAACCTGCTCTACGGCCGGGCGCTGAATCGGACGACCAGCTCACCCATCGCGGTCTGGTCCCTGAAGAAGGCCGCCGAGGATCCGGCGTGGCATACGCGCGCCTACCTCGAGCTCACCGCCGCCAGCATGCAGAACGGCGACGCGCCCGGCACGATCGAGAACGCGACGGTCGTGCTCGAGGCCGTACCGGACTCCGCCATCGCGCTCAGTCTCCGGGGCATGGCCTATCTGAACGAGGGACAGGCGGAAGAAGCACTCGCGGACTTCGACGCGCTTCTCGTGCACCACCCCGACGACGCGTCGGCCCTCGCTTCTCGCGCCGCGGCGCTGATCGTGCTCGGTCGGGTCGACGAGGCGGCCGAGGCCATCGCCGCCATCGATGGGGGGAGCGATGGGCAGGCGACGCCGTCCGTCTCCAGCGGCATGGTCTGCGCGACCCGCGCCACCCTCGAAGCGGAACGCGGCAAGCCCGAGGCCGCCAGGGCGTCCTTCGACGCCTGCCTCGAGGCGTTCCCCCTCGACGACGCGGTGATCACCCAATCGATCACGTTCTACGACGCCATCGGCGAGGGCGGCCGGGCGACGTCGATCCTGGAAGCGGCGCTGGAAGCCGCGCCGGGTACGGCGCGCTACCGCACCGAGCTCGCGGATCGCGCCGTCGCGGTGGGCGACGACGAACGGGCCGAGGCGATCCTCCTCGAAGGAACGGAGCAGGCGGCCCCCCGCACGCGGATCGCGGCCTGGACGGACCTGACGAACCACTACGTCGCCCGGGACGAGCTCGACAAGGCGATCGAAGCCTACCGACAGGCCATCGCCACGACACCGCAACCGAGCCAGCTCGCCATTCTGACCCTGGCCGACCTGCAAGCGCGGGCAGAACGCCACGAAGAGGCCCTCGCCACCGCGGCCCAGCTCGAGCGCGACTCGTACCGCGGGCTGATCGAGGCGCGAATCCACCTGAACGAGCAGCGACCGAAGGAGGCCCTCGCCCGGCTCGACGAGGTTTTCCCCGCGTGGCCCAACAACGCCGGCGCGCGCTACTACGCCGCGCGAGCGGCGGAGCAGCTCGGCGACTTCGAGCGGGCGATCGAGGAGTACCGCCAATCGATCCGCTCGGGTCCCGAGCAGACGGAAGCGGCCCTGCGACTCTCCAAGCTCTACTTCCACGCCGGCTCGTTCCAGAACGCCTGGAACAGCGCCGCCCAGCACTTCCGACGGCATCGCGAAGACGCCGAGGGCATCCGGATGATGCTACGCGCCGCGAGCAGCGCCGAGAACGACAGTGTCCGCACCCTGCTCGAACGCCTCTCGGGCGGTCCGCTGTGGCCGACGGCCGTGGCGATGCGCGCCGAGCGCCTGGATTCCACCGAGGGCGCCGAGACCGCCCTCGACTCTCTCGACGCGGTCGAGGGATTCGACTTCACGGCCGCGCGCAGCGCGGAAGCGCTCCGGGTGCGTGTCCGCCTGCTCCTCGACCTCGGCCGGAAGGACCAGGCCCTCGCCGAGAGCGCCGCGGCCCTGGAGGCCAGCCCCGACGCCGGCGCGATCCACGAGATTCGTGGATTCGTGCTCGATGCGACCGGGGCGGCGGCCTCCGAAGTCCAGGCCCATCTCGAGCGGGCGGTCGCGCTCGCACCCGACGCCTGGCGACCGCTTCACTCGCTCGGCGCCCACCTCGAGCGGGCGGGGGCCCTCGAAGAGGCCCTCGGGCTCTTCCGGCGCGCGGCCGAGGCCGCCCCGGTCGAAGGGGAGCCCGGCCGCGGCATCGCACGCGTCCTCGCACGAATGGGTCGCGCAGAGGAGGCCGAGAAGGCCTGGGAGAGTCACCTTCGCGAGCAGCCCTGGGATTCGACGGCTGCGCTCGAGCTGGCCCGAATTCGACTGGCGAGCGGACGGACGGACATCCGGACCGTCGAGCTCGCGGAGCGGGCCGTGCTGTTTCGGGGGGGAATCGACGCTCTCGCGACTCTGGTGGCCGCGCATCGATCCCGCGGGGAGAAAGCTCGTGCAGAGGCCCTTCTCGCCGCCGAGAAGGAGAATCGCGCGCTCCCGCCGACGCGAATCACGCCGATCGAGGGCGTCGGAGCCTGA
- a CDS encoding sulfatase: MKIVRAFLASAAGLIALAVILYFAGVLQIEMGNADSRPRGTIYDIESLKRRDDVNVLFILTDTLRSHRLHSYGYDRETSPTFDYMAETGVRFARQLAQSSWTKCSMASLWTGVYPQRTGVLRSPHGTPEEAVMPAEIFREAGFRTAGIWRNGWVAPNFGFSQGFEVYERPLPKGRPRHLRVENPHIKLEGTDLDALEAAVEFLRIHGKERWFLYVHLMDIHQYLYDPSSALFGTTYSDIYDNSIHRTDGIIGQLLTHLVDEGLLENTLVVMASDHGEAFSERGLEGHAREVFRESTEVPFILGFPFRLDPGLVVEQRTRNVDIFPTVLDLLGLPPLPDTDGRSLAPEIFAAASGRGAAEDDIVGVAHLDRGWGRETHPSRPAIAITLGPYRYVLQRGTGDPNDPEIESLFDASDDPLERRNVIEELPDVADDLRDLADEYLATEGSPWGGGPLEVEIDEMEANQLRALGYAVE; the protein is encoded by the coding sequence ATGAAGATCGTGCGCGCGTTCCTCGCTTCCGCGGCCGGGCTGATCGCCCTGGCCGTGATCCTCTACTTCGCCGGCGTTCTGCAGATCGAGATGGGGAACGCCGACTCGCGTCCGCGCGGGACGATCTACGACATCGAGTCCCTCAAGCGACGAGACGACGTCAACGTCCTCTTCATCCTGACGGACACGCTCCGTTCGCACCGGCTCCACAGCTACGGCTACGACCGCGAGACGTCGCCGACCTTCGACTACATGGCCGAGACGGGCGTGCGGTTCGCGCGACAGCTCGCCCAGTCCTCCTGGACGAAGTGTTCGATGGCCTCGCTCTGGACCGGGGTGTACCCCCAGCGGACCGGCGTGCTGCGCTCCCCCCACGGCACCCCGGAAGAGGCGGTGATGCCGGCGGAGATCTTCCGGGAGGCCGGCTTCCGCACAGCGGGCATCTGGCGGAACGGCTGGGTCGCGCCGAATTTCGGATTCTCCCAGGGCTTCGAGGTCTACGAACGCCCGCTGCCGAAGGGCCGTCCTCGTCACCTCAGGGTCGAGAATCCGCACATCAAGCTCGAGGGAACGGATCTCGATGCGCTCGAAGCCGCCGTCGAGTTCCTGCGGATCCACGGCAAGGAGCGCTGGTTCCTCTACGTGCATCTGATGGACATCCATCAGTACCTCTACGATCCGTCGAGCGCGCTCTTCGGCACGACCTACTCCGACATCTACGACAACTCGATCCACCGCACCGACGGGATCATCGGTCAGCTGCTGACGCATCTCGTCGATGAGGGGCTGCTCGAGAACACGCTCGTGGTGATGGCTTCGGATCACGGCGAGGCGTTCAGCGAGCGGGGCCTCGAAGGCCACGCCCGGGAAGTCTTCCGGGAGTCGACCGAAGTCCCCTTCATCCTCGGCTTTCCCTTCCGCCTCGATCCGGGGCTCGTCGTCGAGCAGCGCACCCGGAACGTCGACATCTTCCCGACCGTCCTCGATCTGCTCGGGCTGCCCCCGCTCCCCGACACGGACGGACGTTCGCTCGCACCGGAGATCTTCGCGGCGGCCTCGGGTCGAGGGGCGGCCGAGGACGACATCGTCGGGGTGGCCCATCTCGATCGCGGTTGGGGACGCGAGACGCACCCTTCGCGTCCCGCCATCGCGATCACCCTCGGTCCCTACCGCTACGTCCTCCAGCGCGGCACGGGAGACCCGAACGATCCCGAGATCGAGTCCCTCTTCGATGCCAGCGACGATCCGCTCGAGCGGCGCAACGTGATCGAAGAGCTCCCGGACGTCGCCGACGACCTCCGCGACCTCGCGGACGAATACCTCGCGACCGAGGGCTCACCCTGGGGCGGGGGGCCGCTCGAAGTCGAGATCGACGAGATGGAAGCGAATCAGCTCCGCGCCCTCGGCTACGCCGTCGAGTAG
- a CDS encoding TonB-dependent receptor produces the protein MPKSPAGRRSGCVALTTALRLSLEAVQPLVAVQSLVAVQSLVAVRPLVAVQSLAATVLLVANLIASPATAQNSAEGTNDPWAGVEEMVVTSSGVIDALTSATVSVTAFDSSDLEAMGAADMSDVAAFTPNLEIRTAGSTSATFFIRGVGLNAFDSNASGSVAIYEDDVPKNLPAIQLKQLFDVEAVSILKGPQGSGAGRNASAGAIKVYTRKPTGEFGGFLRFDYGNFNSIDVEGALEAPIVADVLAARAAFSLKRRNGLVTNRCAGLTQEEIDVGGACGNSLAVDLRPGLGSKLNDIDVWAGRFTAVYEPPDVDMQWTFSFHGSRRDQLGTVGEHIGARNTFGGSDRLNYVQPEIGQELQRILAPLPQPSNAECRRQFPGDPAAQAACRALGPQSRALASSLLAQNLADRPLDRRPFEGAYNNPGYERQTSWGAYVKGEWTLDAVKIDSITGFERDDRERLIDADYSPNTAFEFLIEDDLWQFTQDVQASGELDEMPLSWSTGVFYLEERLDYYQFTFTRTPFEPSVADYVQDTRSFGVFADFEWDILTDLTLEAGGRYNWEYKRFAARIFAETAPGVLTSSCRISLDGEIPPCQRTLTVDHPTGTIKLNYDIDELRNVYVKYSHGWKGAQFNARDARKAGSVTDVADPEVIDAFEVGFKGSWFEDRLRLTSAFFWYTYDNYQVFTFSNNAGEPPQRIVINADDAELYGAEVETTLEPIDGLIAELRFSWLESRFLDFTDALGRQDGSVATRIQRIVTDFNNNPLPNAPRFKVSGNVSYPFPVANGMTITPRYEFTWSDDVYFDPSGGRGAPDATGEIFMPELAIGQEALILHNLRVTLTNESGTVEVSGWIRNLTNEVYKQLAFDASAGPGLVGNLVGDPRTYGLSAKVSF, from the coding sequence ATGCCCAAATCCCCGGCAGGCCGACGATCCGGCTGCGTCGCGCTCACTACGGCTCTCCGTCTATCGCTCGAGGCCGTTCAGCCGCTCGTGGCCGTTCAGTCGCTCGTGGCCGTTCAGTCGCTCGTGGCCGTTCGACCGCTCGTGGCCGTTCAGTCGCTCGCGGCCACCGTCCTACTCGTTGCGAACCTGATCGCTTCCCCGGCGACGGCGCAGAATTCCGCCGAGGGCACGAACGATCCGTGGGCCGGGGTCGAGGAGATGGTCGTCACCTCGAGTGGCGTGATCGATGCGCTGACGTCGGCGACGGTCTCCGTCACCGCTTTCGATTCTTCCGACCTCGAAGCGATGGGCGCAGCCGACATGTCGGACGTCGCCGCCTTCACGCCGAACCTCGAGATCCGAACCGCAGGCTCGACCTCGGCGACCTTCTTCATCCGCGGCGTCGGTCTGAACGCCTTCGACTCCAACGCCTCGGGCTCCGTCGCGATCTACGAAGACGACGTGCCGAAGAACCTCCCGGCGATCCAGCTGAAGCAGCTCTTCGACGTCGAAGCGGTCTCGATCCTGAAGGGACCCCAGGGATCCGGTGCGGGGCGGAACGCCTCGGCCGGCGCGATCAAGGTCTACACGCGCAAGCCGACGGGGGAGTTCGGTGGATTCCTCCGATTCGACTACGGCAACTTCAACTCCATCGACGTCGAAGGCGCCCTCGAAGCGCCGATCGTCGCGGACGTCCTCGCGGCCCGGGCCGCGTTTTCCCTGAAGCGCCGAAACGGCCTCGTCACGAATCGCTGCGCCGGGCTCACGCAGGAAGAAATCGACGTCGGGGGAGCCTGTGGCAACAGCCTCGCCGTGGATCTCCGGCCCGGCCTCGGGAGCAAGCTCAACGACATCGACGTGTGGGCGGGCCGCTTCACCGCGGTCTACGAGCCGCCCGACGTGGACATGCAGTGGACCTTCTCGTTCCACGGCAGTCGCCGCGACCAGCTCGGAACCGTCGGCGAACACATCGGCGCCCGGAACACGTTCGGCGGGAGCGATCGACTCAACTACGTCCAGCCCGAGATCGGGCAGGAGCTCCAGCGGATCCTCGCGCCGCTCCCGCAGCCGAGCAACGCCGAATGTCGAAGGCAGTTTCCCGGAGATCCGGCGGCGCAGGCCGCCTGCCGTGCCCTGGGCCCGCAGTCGAGGGCGCTGGCCAGCTCTCTCCTCGCGCAGAACCTCGCGGACCGTCCCCTCGACCGCCGTCCCTTCGAGGGGGCCTACAACAACCCGGGCTACGAGCGGCAGACGAGCTGGGGCGCCTACGTGAAGGGCGAGTGGACGCTCGACGCGGTGAAGATCGACTCCATCACCGGCTTCGAGCGTGACGATCGCGAGCGCCTGATCGATGCCGACTATTCGCCGAACACCGCATTCGAGTTCCTGATCGAGGACGATCTCTGGCAGTTCACCCAGGACGTGCAGGCCTCCGGCGAGCTCGACGAGATGCCGCTCTCGTGGAGCACGGGCGTCTTCTATCTGGAGGAGCGCCTCGACTACTACCAGTTCACGTTCACGCGAACGCCCTTCGAGCCGAGCGTCGCCGACTACGTCCAGGACACGCGCAGCTTCGGCGTCTTCGCGGACTTCGAGTGGGACATCCTGACCGACCTCACCCTCGAAGCCGGCGGACGGTACAACTGGGAGTACAAGCGCTTCGCCGCCCGCATCTTCGCGGAGACCGCACCCGGCGTGCTCACCTCGAGCTGCCGGATCTCGCTCGACGGCGAGATTCCGCCCTGTCAGCGCACGCTGACCGTCGATCATCCGACGGGCACGATCAAGCTGAACTACGACATCGACGAGCTCCGGAACGTCTACGTGAAGTACTCCCACGGCTGGAAGGGCGCGCAGTTCAACGCGCGCGACGCGCGGAAGGCCGGCTCCGTGACGGACGTGGCCGACCCCGAGGTGATCGACGCGTTCGAAGTCGGCTTCAAGGGGAGCTGGTTCGAGGATCGACTGCGGCTCACCAGCGCGTTCTTCTGGTACACGTACGACAACTACCAGGTGTTCACGTTCTCGAACAACGCCGGCGAGCCCCCGCAGCGGATCGTGATCAACGCCGACGACGCCGAGCTCTACGGCGCCGAGGTCGAGACCACGCTCGAACCGATCGACGGCCTGATCGCGGAGCTTCGCTTCAGCTGGCTCGAGAGTCGGTTCCTCGACTTCACCGACGCCCTGGGGCGACAGGACGGCAGCGTCGCGACCCGCATCCAGCGGATCGTCACCGACTTCAACAACAACCCGCTCCCGAACGCGCCTCGGTTCAAGGTCTCCGGCAACGTCAGCTACCCCTTTCCCGTCGCGAACGGCATGACGATCACCCCCCGCTACGAGTTCACGTGGTCGGACGACGTCTACTTCGACCCGAGCGGCGGCCGGGGCGCACCGGACGCCACGGGTGAGATCTTCATGCCGGAGCTCGCGATCGGTCAGGAAGCCCTGATCCTGCACAACCTCCGGGTCACGCTCACCAACGAGTCGGGCACCGTCGAGGTCTCGGGCTGGATCCGCAACCTGACCAACGAGGTCTACAAGCAGCTCGCCTTCGACGCCTCCGCGGGCCCTGGCCTGGTCGGCAACCTCGTCGGCGACCCGCGAACCTACGGCCTGAGCGCAAAAGTCTCGTTCTGA
- a CDS encoding MoxR family ATPase, with translation MSDGTGAPDEGQGPAAGEAQIQEHVRVCNDLVAEVAKVVVGQEAMIQRLVVGLLTGGHVLLEGVPGLAKTLTVRSLATAIDTDFSRIQFTPDMLPADVIGTEIFNPREGSYSVKKGPLFSNLVLADEINRAPAKVQAALLEAMQERQVTIGDTTYTFDEPFLVLATQNPIEQEGTYPLPEAQVDRFMLKVVVGYPTKEEERKIVDRMASGQPEPVVSKVATPAQLLAARKVASQVFVDEKVKGYVVDLVHATRDPKAAGIDDLEGMIETGASPRASLFLTQAAKAGAFLQGRTYATPHDVKNFALDVLRHRITVTYEAEAQGRTSVDVVERILAGVLVP, from the coding sequence ATGAGCGACGGGACGGGAGCCCCCGACGAGGGCCAGGGGCCTGCGGCCGGCGAGGCCCAGATCCAGGAACACGTGCGGGTCTGCAACGACCTGGTGGCCGAGGTCGCCAAGGTCGTGGTCGGACAGGAGGCGATGATCCAGCGCCTCGTGGTCGGGCTCCTCACCGGGGGGCACGTGCTCCTCGAAGGCGTCCCCGGCCTCGCCAAGACGCTGACCGTCCGGAGTCTCGCGACGGCGATCGACACCGACTTCTCGCGCATCCAGTTCACGCCGGACATGCTGCCGGCGGACGTGATCGGGACCGAGATCTTCAACCCACGCGAGGGCAGCTACTCGGTCAAGAAGGGGCCGCTCTTCTCGAACCTGGTCCTCGCCGACGAGATCAATCGTGCGCCGGCGAAGGTCCAGGCCGCGCTCCTCGAGGCGATGCAGGAGCGGCAGGTCACGATCGGGGACACGACCTACACCTTCGACGAGCCCTTCCTCGTGCTCGCGACCCAGAACCCGATCGAGCAGGAGGGGACCTACCCGCTCCCCGAAGCCCAGGTCGACCGCTTCATGCTGAAGGTCGTCGTCGGCTACCCGACCAAGGAAGAAGAAAGGAAGATCGTCGACCGGATGGCGAGCGGGCAGCCCGAGCCCGTCGTGTCGAAGGTCGCGACGCCGGCCCAGCTCCTCGCGGCGCGAAAGGTCGCGAGTCAGGTCTTCGTCGACGAGAAGGTGAAGGGCTACGTCGTCGATCTCGTTCACGCGACCCGCGATCCGAAGGCGGCGGGCATCGACGATCTCGAGGGCATGATCGAGACCGGGGCCTCCCCGCGCGCCTCGCTCTTCCTGACCCAGGCCGCGAAGGCGGGGGCCTTCCTCCAGGGTCGCACCTACGCCACGCCCCATGACGTGAAGAACTTCGCCCTCGACGTGCTGCGCCACCGCATCACCGTCACCTACGAGGCCGAGGCCCAGGGCCGCACGAGCGTCGACGTCGTCGAGCGGATCCTCGCGGGCGTCCTCGTCCCCTGA
- a CDS encoding DUF58 domain-containing protein gives MLTSEILGRVREIQVRTGRQVADVLAGEYVSVFKGRGMEFDEVRPYVPGDDVRSIDWNVTARTGEAHVKRYVEERQLTLMLMADVSASQDFGSRGRSKREATAELCALLAFSATRNDDKVGLALFHGDIEQYIPPRKGQKHALRVVREVLAHEDARAAESLETPGFVARLRAAWDRFATGRRPRKARESTDVGHALEFLMQVTKRRTICFVVSDFLDDDFEHAMVTANRRHDVIAVLVTDPNELEVPDAGLVALEDAETGETRVVDTSAASFRREVEERAQARVSDLHRRFASLGIDFIHVDASGDVIEPLVRFFRMRERRGRR, from the coding sequence ATGCTCACCAGCGAGATCCTCGGGCGCGTTCGCGAGATCCAGGTCCGCACCGGCCGTCAGGTGGCCGACGTGCTCGCGGGGGAGTACGTCTCGGTCTTCAAGGGCCGGGGCATGGAGTTCGACGAGGTCCGTCCCTACGTGCCCGGCGACGACGTCCGGTCGATCGACTGGAACGTCACGGCGCGAACCGGCGAGGCCCACGTCAAGCGCTACGTCGAAGAGCGCCAGCTCACGCTCATGCTGATGGCGGACGTCTCCGCCTCCCAGGACTTCGGCTCGCGCGGACGCAGCAAGCGCGAAGCGACGGCGGAGCTCTGCGCGCTGCTCGCGTTCTCGGCGACCCGGAACGACGACAAGGTCGGCCTCGCGCTCTTCCACGGCGACATCGAGCAGTACATCCCGCCGCGCAAGGGGCAGAAGCACGCGCTGCGCGTCGTGCGCGAGGTCCTGGCCCACGAAGACGCGCGGGCGGCGGAGAGCCTCGAGACGCCCGGCTTCGTCGCGCGTCTCCGCGCCGCGTGGGATCGCTTCGCCACGGGAAGGCGACCGCGGAAGGCGCGCGAGTCCACCGACGTCGGCCACGCCCTCGAGTTCCTGATGCAGGTCACGAAGCGTCGCACGATCTGCTTCGTCGTGAGCGATTTCCTCGACGACGACTTCGAGCACGCGATGGTCACGGCGAATCGGAGGCACGACGTGATCGCGGTCCTCGTGACGGATCCGAACGAGCTCGAAGTGCCGGATGCCGGGCTCGTCGCCCTCGAGGACGCCGAGACCGGCGAGACCCGGGTCGTCGATACGAGCGCCGCTTCGTTCCGGCGCGAAGTCGAGGAGCGGGCGCAGGCGCGCGTCTCGGATCTCCACCGGCGCTTTGCCTCCCTCGGCATCGACTTCATCCACGTCGACGCGAGCGGCGACGTGATCGAGCCCCTGGTGCGCTTCTTTCGCATGCGTGAGCGACGGGGGCGTCGATGA
- a CDS encoding BatD family protein, translating into MIRGVRGLLFLLLLLSVTAPTFGQAEESVVEQAFERGPVRGVLRLSPAEPVIGDVLTLDLEVVSEPAVELLMPEFGEALGRFEIVDFAPSERIDDEGRTVARQTYRLQPKHSGVQSVPPLRVEFVDRRPGRDPAPDGEDAYELLTERLRVDIAPVLAEDAPLELRPAHPDLGPRRGPLGPVWFWALALGVALAIAGPFAWRALAAARARRRQRSAYEVARQALDGLLSGGRPDAARMDAFYVALSQIVRTYLEDRFGLRSPELTTQEFLTEMGRSPDLARSHQQLLREFLTQADLVKFAGHRPDATVVDESIASAERFLEETRDQVLGSQLGAKSAAAEGAA; encoded by the coding sequence ATGATCCGGGGTGTTCGGGGCCTCCTCTTCCTTCTCCTGTTGCTGTCGGTGACCGCGCCGACCTTCGGGCAGGCCGAGGAGAGCGTCGTCGAACAGGCCTTCGAGCGTGGCCCGGTCCGCGGTGTGCTCCGACTCTCGCCCGCGGAGCCGGTGATCGGGGACGTGCTGACCCTCGATCTCGAAGTGGTCTCCGAGCCCGCGGTCGAGCTGTTGATGCCGGAGTTCGGCGAGGCCCTCGGGCGCTTCGAGATCGTCGACTTCGCTCCGAGCGAACGGATCGACGACGAAGGGCGAACGGTCGCGCGACAGACCTATCGACTCCAGCCGAAGCACTCCGGCGTCCAGTCGGTCCCGCCCCTGCGGGTCGAATTCGTCGACCGCCGACCCGGACGCGACCCCGCGCCGGACGGGGAGGACGCCTACGAGCTCCTGACCGAGCGGCTCCGCGTCGACATCGCCCCGGTCCTCGCCGAAGACGCGCCGCTCGAGCTCCGCCCGGCGCACCCCGATCTCGGACCCCGCCGCGGCCCGCTCGGTCCGGTCTGGTTCTGGGCCCTCGCCCTGGGCGTCGCCCTCGCGATCGCCGGACCCTTCGCGTGGCGGGCCCTCGCGGCTGCCCGTGCCCGACGTCGCCAGCGAAGTGCCTACGAAGTCGCCCGCCAGGCCCTCGACGGGCTCCTGTCCGGAGGTCGACCCGACGCCGCTCGCATGGACGCCTTCTACGTGGCGCTCTCGCAGATCGTGCGGACCTATCTCGAAGACCGCTTCGGCTTGCGATCACCGGAGCTGACGACCCAGGAGTTCCTGACCGAGATGGGTCGCTCGCCGGACCTCGCGCGCTCCCACCAGCAGCTCCTCCGTGAGTTCCTGACCCAGGCGGACCTCGTGAAGTTCGCGGGCCACCGCCCGGACGCGACCGTCGTCGACGAGTCGATCGCCTCCGCGGAGCGCTTCCTGGAAGAGACCCGGGACCAGGTACTCGGGTCGCAGCTCGGGGCGAAGTCTGCGGCGGCGGAGGGTGCGGCATGA